One Salarias fasciatus chromosome 22, fSalaFa1.1, whole genome shotgun sequence DNA segment encodes these proteins:
- the efna3a gene encoding ephrin-A3 isoform X2 yields MLRREGFTVQVSVNDYLDIYCPHYNSSQRGTLERVVAEQYILYMVSYRGYRTCDPQLGFKRWECNRPHAPHAPIKFSEKFQRYSAFSLGYEFNVGQEYYYISTPTHHHGHSCLRLRVYVCCSTVSQADDDSSQTSPDYTVRPNIKIHDIDEFNPEVPKLEKSVSGSSPSRDRLLLTVATLLVSAVLLS; encoded by the exons AT GCTGCGAAGGGAGGGCTTCACGGTCCAAGTCAGCGTCAACGACTACCTGGACATCTACTGCCCGCACTACAACAGCAGTCAGCGGGGGACGCTGGAGCGCGTCGTAGCCGAGCAGTACATCCTCTACATGGTCAGCTACCGCGGATATCGCACCTGCGACCCCCAGCTGGGATTCAAGCGCTGGGAGTGCAACCGGCCCCACGCGCCCCACGCGCCCATAAAGTTCTCCGAGAAGTTTCAGCGCTACAGCGCCTTCTCGCTGGGCTACGAGTTCAACGTGGGCCAGGAGTACTACTACATCT CCACACCCACTCACCACCACGGCCACAGCTGCCTCAGACTGAGGGTCTACGTCTGCTGCTCCACTG TCTCCCAGGCAGATGACGACTCCAGTCAGACTTCTCCCGACTACACAGTCAGGCCAAACATCAAAATACACGACATCG ATGAATTTAACCCCGAAGTTCCCAAGCTGGAGAAAAGTGTCAGCGGCAGCAGCCCGTCGCGCGACCGCCTTCTTCTCACCGTGGCGACGCTGCTGGTCTCCGCCGTCCTGTTGTCCTAG